The following proteins come from a genomic window of Corallococcus sp. NCRR:
- a CDS encoding penicillin-binding protein activator — MEVLSASRRALVAALALTLTACPKTPSRTDSRDDTSGGDSTQPNRPRVEVKQDATANAALAQARTQAQANPDKKQAAEAYLSVRKAYPATTAGQDALYNAGVLYFEAKDYANARKTFNELLFENPLHAQAEDAKHKLAVSAMEVGAYRDAYQTLTSLAERAEGAEKEQLLKEAARAAEGAGLYSQALSSAVKEAGDAQTAEEKAAAVKKVEQLVEGRASFLDIARVQEGLSPSNPAWPVLQFKLARIYYHLRDWTRLEETLQTYLREAPNSTFAPQAKELLARATRRVEVRPRTIAVLLPMSGRYQPIGEAVLRGVKLGLQGSDIELVVKDTQGDVNKTGTAMEQLAFDDGAIAAMGPLLVDDTKRAALLAEELQVPLLTMSRQEGITDIGPYVFRNMLTNSAQASAIADYAMNVKGYKRFAVLYPNIPYGVELANEFWDDVVSRGGAVRGAESYSYDQTTFTGEAKRLVGRYYLEDRGDYAEAVRDVQGEKITDAYRRRKAMEKARSGVEPIIDFEGLFIPDDWRRVSLVTPALAVEDIVTNACDPRDLERIRKTTGKKDLKTVTLFGTNQWSSPKGRSGLPELLERGGKFVTCSVYVDGFFVDSQRPATQKFVKSYRDAYKETGRDPGLLEAIGYDSARMVRQVLDKQRPNTRAAMRESLAGLKDFDGATGRTSFNDKREADKQLFLLSVDNKGVNEINVDKEKAAVRGSGS; from the coding sequence ATGGAAGTCCTCTCCGCATCGCGCCGCGCGCTCGTCGCCGCGCTGGCCCTGACGTTGACCGCCTGCCCCAAGACGCCTTCCCGCACCGACAGCCGGGACGACACCTCCGGGGGAGACTCCACCCAGCCCAACCGCCCGCGCGTGGAGGTGAAGCAGGACGCCACCGCCAACGCCGCGCTCGCGCAGGCCCGCACGCAGGCGCAGGCGAACCCGGACAAGAAGCAGGCTGCGGAGGCCTACCTGTCCGTGCGCAAGGCGTACCCCGCCACCACCGCCGGCCAGGACGCGCTCTACAACGCGGGCGTCCTCTACTTCGAAGCGAAGGACTACGCGAACGCGCGCAAGACCTTCAACGAGCTGCTCTTCGAGAACCCCCTCCACGCCCAGGCCGAGGACGCCAAGCACAAGCTGGCCGTCTCCGCCATGGAGGTGGGCGCCTACCGCGACGCGTACCAGACGCTCACCAGCCTGGCCGAGCGCGCCGAGGGTGCCGAGAAGGAGCAACTGCTGAAGGAGGCCGCGCGCGCGGCGGAGGGCGCGGGCCTGTACTCGCAGGCGCTGTCCTCCGCGGTGAAGGAAGCCGGAGACGCGCAGACCGCGGAGGAGAAGGCCGCCGCGGTGAAGAAGGTGGAGCAACTGGTGGAAGGCCGCGCCAGCTTCCTCGACATCGCCCGCGTGCAGGAGGGGCTGTCCCCGTCCAACCCCGCGTGGCCGGTGCTCCAGTTCAAGCTGGCGCGCATCTACTACCACCTGCGCGACTGGACCCGCCTGGAGGAGACGCTCCAGACGTACCTGCGCGAAGCGCCCAACAGCACCTTCGCGCCGCAGGCGAAGGAGTTGCTCGCGCGCGCCACCCGCCGCGTGGAGGTGCGTCCTCGCACCATCGCGGTGCTGCTGCCCATGTCGGGCCGCTACCAGCCCATCGGCGAGGCGGTGCTGCGCGGCGTGAAGCTGGGCCTGCAGGGCAGCGACATCGAGCTGGTGGTGAAGGACACGCAGGGCGACGTCAACAAGACGGGCACGGCGATGGAGCAGCTCGCGTTCGACGACGGCGCCATCGCGGCCATGGGCCCGCTGCTGGTGGACGACACCAAGCGCGCGGCGCTGCTCGCGGAAGAGCTCCAGGTGCCGCTGCTGACGATGAGCCGTCAGGAGGGCATCACGGACATTGGCCCGTACGTCTTCCGCAACATGCTGACGAACTCCGCGCAGGCGAGCGCCATCGCGGACTACGCGATGAACGTGAAGGGCTACAAGCGCTTCGCGGTGCTCTACCCGAACATCCCTTACGGGGTGGAGCTGGCGAACGAGTTCTGGGACGACGTGGTGTCGCGCGGCGGCGCGGTGCGCGGCGCGGAGTCGTACTCCTACGACCAGACCACGTTCACCGGCGAGGCCAAGCGCCTGGTGGGCCGCTACTACCTGGAGGACCGCGGCGACTACGCGGAGGCCGTGCGCGACGTGCAGGGTGAGAAGATCACGGACGCGTACCGCCGCCGCAAGGCGATGGAGAAGGCGCGCAGCGGCGTGGAGCCCATCATCGACTTCGAGGGCCTCTTCATCCCGGACGACTGGCGCCGGGTAAGCCTGGTGACGCCCGCGCTCGCGGTGGAGGACATCGTCACCAACGCGTGCGACCCGCGCGACCTGGAGCGCATCCGCAAGACGACGGGCAAGAAGGACCTGAAGACCGTCACGCTCTTCGGCACCAACCAGTGGTCCAGCCCCAAGGGCCGCTCGGGCCTGCCGGAGCTCTTGGAGCGCGGCGGCAAGTTCGTCACCTGCTCGGTGTACGTGGACGGCTTCTTCGTGGACTCGCAGCGGCCGGCCACGCAGAAGTTCGTGAAGAGCTACCGCGACGCGTACAAGGAGACGGGCCGCGACCCGGGCCTGCTGGAGGCCATCGGTTACGACTCCGCGCGCATGGTGCGGCAGGTGCTGGACAAGCAGCGCCCCAACACGCGCGCGGCCATGCGTGAGTCGCTGGCGGGGCTGAAGGACTTCGACGGCGCCACCGGCCGCACCTCGTTCAACGACAAGCGTGAAGCGGACAAGCAGCTGTTCCTCTTGTCCGTGGACAACAAGGGCGTGAACGAGATCAACGTGGACAAGGAGAAGGCCGCCGTCCGCGGCTCGGGTTCATGA
- a CDS encoding WD40 repeat domain-containing protein — protein sequence MSLRTGGFVLAGVLSLTGCAHTSGGLSPDTRGRLESTPGGFLSGAVEGFDGEPTVLNRKDFIYALDFAPKGQRVAYTRLGDKAYHVSIWDLAPAAAKPGEASAPVMRADPSVNAQQYDLEGVAFSPDGARVATVSRSGAVQLFDAATGSQVGALATEEPLVSVAFHPDGRWLAVGSAQGLVSLLSVPELSFGAEARLHAGPVSALAFAADGTLYSGGWDGHVRASDTPEQTLKPDVARTHFERRGGFAAVQGRVDSGPPVVLALDSRTPVVVLTTAAATASGIDVAFLKDTVTVPGALGNTVARLSRGRTLRFKQLTLPGVDVAVCDACVPQGSQGVLGAPFAERVDTVFDETTAEAVLTLKGGVPEGAATATARALTPKRDFTFPAHVNDVTVDARGQRLGVAFSQEKAERNRTVYERERKGLQEPQGPWNAGALVDAASGQVLRKWELHHGVVSTAAIAPDGRSLASGGWDRRVYLFAEGAPEAKGELEFGWSVRRVRFSPEGHQLGVAAWTPQKATGSQESDPAAVVVDVRYASPTVEPRAAQ from the coding sequence ATGAGCTTGCGCACCGGGGGCTTCGTCCTCGCGGGCGTGCTGTCGCTCACGGGCTGCGCGCACACGTCCGGGGGCCTGTCGCCGGACACGCGGGGCCGGTTGGAGTCCACGCCCGGAGGCTTCCTCTCCGGCGCGGTGGAGGGCTTCGACGGGGAGCCCACCGTGCTCAACCGCAAGGACTTCATCTACGCGTTGGACTTCGCGCCGAAAGGCCAACGCGTGGCGTACACGCGCCTGGGCGACAAGGCGTACCACGTCTCCATCTGGGACCTGGCGCCCGCCGCGGCGAAGCCCGGTGAAGCCAGCGCGCCGGTGATGCGCGCGGATCCCTCCGTCAACGCGCAGCAGTACGACCTGGAGGGCGTGGCCTTCTCGCCGGACGGCGCGCGCGTGGCCACGGTGAGCCGCAGCGGCGCGGTGCAGCTCTTCGACGCGGCGACGGGCTCGCAGGTGGGGGCGCTCGCCACGGAGGAGCCGCTGGTGTCGGTGGCCTTCCATCCGGATGGCCGGTGGCTGGCGGTGGGCAGCGCTCAGGGGCTGGTGTCCCTGCTGTCCGTGCCGGAGCTCTCGTTCGGCGCGGAGGCGCGGCTGCACGCGGGGCCGGTGAGCGCGCTGGCGTTCGCGGCGGACGGGACGCTGTACTCGGGTGGTTGGGACGGGCACGTGCGCGCGTCGGACACGCCGGAGCAGACGCTGAAGCCGGACGTGGCGCGCACGCACTTCGAGCGGCGCGGCGGGTTCGCGGCGGTGCAGGGCCGCGTGGACAGCGGGCCGCCGGTGGTGCTGGCGCTGGACTCACGCACGCCGGTGGTGGTGCTCACCACGGCGGCGGCCACGGCGTCCGGCATCGACGTGGCGTTCCTGAAGGACACCGTCACCGTGCCGGGCGCGCTGGGCAACACCGTGGCGCGGCTGTCGCGCGGGCGCACGCTGCGCTTCAAGCAGTTGACGCTGCCGGGCGTGGACGTGGCGGTGTGTGACGCGTGCGTGCCGCAGGGCAGCCAGGGCGTGCTGGGCGCGCCCTTCGCCGAGCGCGTGGACACGGTCTTCGACGAGACGACGGCGGAAGCGGTGCTGACGCTCAAGGGCGGCGTCCCGGAAGGGGCGGCCACGGCGACGGCGCGCGCGCTCACGCCGAAGCGGGACTTCACCTTCCCGGCGCACGTCAACGATGTCACCGTGGACGCGCGCGGCCAGCGGCTGGGCGTGGCCTTCAGCCAGGAGAAGGCGGAGCGCAACCGCACGGTGTACGAGCGCGAGCGCAAGGGCCTCCAGGAGCCCCAGGGCCCGTGGAACGCGGGCGCGCTGGTGGACGCGGCCTCCGGGCAGGTGCTGCGCAAGTGGGAGCTGCACCACGGCGTGGTGTCCACCGCGGCCATCGCGCCGGATGGGCGCTCGCTGGCGTCGGGTGGATGGGACCGGCGCGTGTATCTCTTCGCGGAAGGCGCGCCAGAGGCGAAGGGCGAGCTGGAGTTCGGCTGGTCCGTGCGGCGCGTGCGCTTCTCCCCGGAGGGGCACCAGCTGGGCGTGGCCGCGTGGACGCCGCAGAAGGCCACCGGCAGCCAGGAGAGCGACCCGGCGGCGGTGGTGGTGGACGTGCGCTATGCGTCCCCCACCGTGGAGCCGCGAGCGGCTCAGTAG
- a CDS encoding NAD-binding oxidoreductase: MSDWHIATVTARTPSADGLTDWVLDIGGTPLVGSHAHPGQYVQLRLPGGQPGMFAIASPPAPNGTRWEFLLKDEGSLPSALIHLPLGAHVEVTRPAGPGFPMEKARGRDLLLFASGSGISAIRPVIAAVRQERGAYGRVTLYFGARTAGGFAYQQELRQWMEDGVRVLCTVSRPGASGWQGLTGYVQSHLGEEPLEHAIAFVCGPQDMVQDVMAQLGQRGVPRSAVFLNY; this comes from the coding sequence ATGAGCGACTGGCACATCGCCACCGTCACCGCCCGCACCCCCTCGGCGGATGGCCTCACGGATTGGGTGCTCGACATCGGCGGCACGCCGCTCGTGGGCTCTCACGCCCACCCGGGACAGTACGTTCAGCTGCGCCTTCCCGGTGGGCAGCCGGGCATGTTCGCCATCGCCTCGCCGCCCGCCCCCAACGGCACGCGGTGGGAGTTCCTGCTGAAGGATGAAGGCTCGCTGCCCTCCGCGCTCATCCACCTGCCCCTGGGCGCGCACGTGGAGGTGACGCGTCCGGCGGGCCCCGGCTTCCCCATGGAGAAGGCGCGTGGCCGCGACCTGCTGCTGTTCGCCAGCGGCTCCGGCATCTCCGCCATCCGCCCCGTCATCGCGGCCGTGCGCCAGGAGCGCGGCGCGTACGGCCGGGTGACGCTGTACTTCGGCGCGCGCACGGCGGGCGGCTTCGCGTACCAGCAGGAGTTGCGGCAGTGGATGGAGGACGGCGTGCGCGTGCTGTGCACCGTGAGCCGCCCCGGCGCCAGCGGCTGGCAGGGCCTCACCGGCTACGTGCAGTCCCACCTGGGCGAGGAGCCGCTGGAGCACGCCATCGCCTTCGTGTGCGGCCCCCAGGACATGGTGCAGGACGTGATGGCCCAGCTGGGTCAGCGCGGTGTTCCGCGCAGCGCCGTGTTCCTCAACTACTGA
- a CDS encoding transglycosylase domain-containing protein, translated as MKTVFWLFMFLVGLAGVVIPITYLYTASKLPRLESEFDVESQLRHRIEGDRMSVLVGRMDQGGRERAAVTFTRPDFSRMPKDLVALYIRQMECPTYFQTPREDGRAWAWRLFAGVTLGTAPPGDGACERRLAMRIAREMGIEGDLQLSVAAHRLHAFFQKDQLVAYDLSIIRFERGVVGVEDAARKLFQRELGELQLSELAELQLALPPYGYYGDIKACKNASLIRQNRDLLLQDLAGYALVSEERARNAIAQPVACTSVK; from the coding sequence GTGAAGACTGTGTTCTGGTTGTTCATGTTCCTCGTCGGTCTGGCCGGCGTGGTGATTCCGATCACGTACCTCTACACGGCCAGCAAGCTGCCGCGGCTGGAGAGCGAGTTCGACGTCGAGAGCCAGCTGCGCCATCGCATCGAAGGCGACCGGATGAGCGTCCTGGTGGGCCGGATGGACCAGGGCGGCAGGGAGCGGGCGGCGGTGACGTTCACGCGGCCGGACTTCTCGCGGATGCCCAAGGACCTGGTGGCGCTCTACATCCGCCAGATGGAGTGCCCCACCTACTTCCAGACGCCGCGCGAGGATGGCCGCGCGTGGGCGTGGCGCCTGTTCGCCGGTGTGACGCTGGGCACGGCGCCCCCGGGGGACGGGGCCTGCGAGCGGCGGCTGGCCATGCGCATCGCGCGGGAGATGGGCATCGAGGGGGACCTGCAGTTGTCCGTGGCCGCGCACCGGCTGCACGCGTTCTTCCAGAAGGACCAGCTCGTCGCGTACGACCTGTCCATCATCCGCTTCGAGCGCGGCGTCGTCGGCGTGGAGGACGCGGCCCGCAAGCTGTTCCAGCGCGAGCTGGGAGAGCTCCAGCTGTCGGAGCTGGCGGAGCTGCAACTGGCGCTGCCGCCGTACGGGTATTACGGCGACATCAAGGCGTGCAAGAACGCGAGCCTCATCCGGCAGAACCGCGACCTGCTGCTGCAGGACCTGGCGGGCTACGCGCTGGTGAGCGAGGAGCGCGCGCGCAACGCCATCGCGCAGCCGGTGGCGTGCACGTCGGTGAAGTAG
- a CDS encoding serine/threonine-protein kinase → MSSELICETCGLTVPSETAVCPRDGTVVLSSFQPTPPEPKVIVEHPGTEATAITDPLIGLKLGEYELRARIGVGGMGLVYEGIQPLIGKRVAVKVLRPELAHSSEQVARLLAEARAVNAIRHRGIIDIFGFGQLPDGRQYIVMEYLEGQPLDAILAEKGRLPVPEALSLLDEVLAALGAAHGAGVVHRDLKPSNIFLVRQPDGSRYVKLLDFGLAKRGEGPTGRTAQTRTDMVVGTPEYMAPEQARGQSVGPMTDLYAMGVVTFEIVTGRLPFIGSSPVDLLMKHVEARPPRPSEFVPDLPPAVDAFILQMLTKDPETRPNSADPLRQHLAKLRRTLRATRTNPTAPAPVEPSAPPKPAPAAAVVISDADARRPTTHVPPPVPPDDLLVPQEETSSLRRFVPIAVGAAVLFAAVGVVIATRGGETPPPAVATAPTPPPAPKVEPPPPPVPEVVAAPVQEPAPEPVAEPPPPTKEEPPVVAKAAAVKPVREGPPPTPRRTESSSESAVRDQIMAAVSQVESSPLYADNKVHKGLTRQAARNYLDRQLKRLENADDAAGRTEILSELRGWKQQYLK, encoded by the coding sequence ATGTCTTCCGAGCTGATCTGCGAAACCTGCGGCCTCACCGTTCCGTCCGAGACGGCGGTGTGCCCTCGCGATGGCACCGTCGTGCTGTCGTCGTTCCAGCCGACTCCACCGGAACCGAAGGTCATCGTGGAGCACCCCGGTACCGAAGCGACCGCCATCACCGACCCCCTCATCGGCCTGAAGCTGGGCGAGTACGAGCTGCGCGCACGCATCGGCGTGGGCGGCATGGGGCTCGTCTACGAGGGCATCCAGCCGCTCATCGGCAAGCGCGTCGCCGTGAAGGTGCTGCGCCCCGAACTGGCGCACTCGTCCGAACAGGTGGCCCGCCTCCTCGCGGAGGCCCGCGCCGTCAACGCCATCCGCCACCGCGGCATCATCGACATCTTCGGCTTCGGCCAGCTCCCGGACGGTCGCCAGTACATCGTCATGGAGTACCTGGAAGGCCAGCCGCTGGACGCCATCCTCGCGGAGAAGGGCCGCCTCCCCGTCCCGGAGGCCCTGTCCCTCCTGGATGAGGTGCTCGCCGCCCTGGGCGCCGCGCACGGCGCGGGCGTGGTGCACCGCGACCTGAAGCCCAGCAACATCTTCCTCGTGCGCCAGCCGGACGGCTCGCGCTACGTGAAGCTGCTGGACTTCGGGCTCGCCAAGCGCGGCGAAGGCCCCACCGGCCGCACCGCGCAGACGCGCACCGACATGGTCGTCGGCACTCCGGAGTACATGGCGCCCGAGCAGGCCCGCGGCCAGTCCGTGGGCCCCATGACGGACCTGTACGCCATGGGCGTCGTCACCTTCGAAATCGTCACCGGCCGGCTGCCCTTCATCGGCAGCTCCCCGGTGGACCTGCTCATGAAGCACGTGGAGGCGCGCCCTCCCCGGCCGTCGGAGTTCGTCCCCGACCTGCCGCCCGCCGTGGACGCCTTCATCCTGCAGATGCTCACCAAGGACCCGGAGACGCGCCCCAACTCCGCGGACCCCCTGCGTCAGCACCTGGCCAAGCTGCGCCGCACCCTGCGCGCCACGCGCACCAACCCCACCGCGCCCGCCCCCGTCGAGCCCTCGGCGCCGCCCAAGCCCGCCCCCGCCGCGGCGGTCGTCATCAGCGACGCGGACGCGCGCCGCCCCACCACCCACGTCCCGCCGCCCGTCCCGCCGGACGACCTGCTGGTGCCGCAGGAGGAGACGTCCTCCCTGCGCCGCTTCGTGCCCATCGCCGTGGGCGCGGCCGTGCTGTTCGCCGCCGTGGGCGTGGTCATCGCCACGCGCGGCGGTGAGACGCCTCCGCCCGCCGTCGCCACGGCCCCGACGCCGCCTCCCGCGCCGAAGGTCGAACCTCCGCCGCCTCCCGTGCCCGAGGTCGTCGCCGCGCCCGTGCAGGAGCCGGCGCCCGAGCCCGTCGCCGAGCCGCCCCCTCCGACGAAGGAAGAGCCGCCCGTCGTCGCCAAGGCCGCCGCCGTGAAGCCCGTCCGCGAAGGCCCGCCGCCCACGCCCCGGCGCACGGAGTCCTCGAGCGAGTCCGCCGTGAGGGATCAGATCATGGCCGCCGTGAGCCAGGTCGAGAGCAGCCCTCTGTACGCCGACAACAAGGTCCACAAGGGGCTCACCCGGCAGGCCGCGCGCAACTACCTGGACCGGCAACTGAAGCGGCTGGAGAACGCGGACGACGCGGCGGGCCGCACGGAGATCCTCAGCGAGCTCCGCGGCTGGAAGCAGCAGTACCTCAAGTAG
- a CDS encoding CpaF family protein gives MTMYTESLRAFLKPVLPYLDDESVSEIMINGPTDVWIERKGRLIKTDASFSDEGLLGAARNMAQFVGRPLSEERPRLDARLPDGSRIHVVIPPIARNGTTISIRKFFKDKLTIDSLLKFKSLTKPMARLIEAGIATKLNMLVAGGTGSGKTTLLNIVSSLIPDEERILTIEDSAELQLNQSHIVAFESRPADKFGKGAVDMGDLLHSALRLRPDRIVVGEVRGGEAFHLMQAMNTGHGGSLATTHANTPTDTLRRIESLCLMSSVELPMVAVRAQVASAINFIICCERLHDGSRKTIALSEVLPLNEKGEYRTQDIFVFTPVAKDEHENILGYHAPTGIIPNFIQKARAYGFTDLDDAFFDPATYGVPPPPSFHVGEAYALRWAPSLKHREQGLPDPAHFKEDWAKFEQVLRNAAPDGPVAGPKPAAPPPKPAAAPPPPAKAAPALRPSLPPRPPPPQDDDKTPPPTRNPFAEQEDTRATPASEPLVQVSEDLLAEAPPARNTPPPRRPPPAPARPGTPPANTLRAGATPTRRPPGPPPPPSEDEDEDDDRPRTELNTSEKTQIRPAPERPRR, from the coding sequence ATGACGATGTACACCGAGTCGCTCCGCGCCTTCCTCAAGCCCGTCCTCCCCTACCTGGACGACGAGTCGGTGTCGGAAATCATGATCAACGGCCCCACCGACGTGTGGATCGAACGCAAGGGCCGGCTGATCAAGACGGATGCCTCCTTCTCCGATGAAGGCCTGCTGGGCGCCGCGCGCAACATGGCCCAGTTCGTGGGCCGCCCCCTGTCCGAGGAGCGCCCCCGCCTGGACGCGCGCCTGCCCGACGGCAGCCGCATCCACGTGGTGATTCCGCCCATCGCGCGCAACGGCACCACCATCTCCATCCGCAAGTTCTTCAAGGACAAGCTGACCATCGACTCGCTGTTGAAGTTCAAGTCGCTGACCAAGCCCATGGCGCGCCTCATCGAGGCCGGCATCGCCACCAAGCTCAACATGCTGGTGGCCGGCGGCACGGGCTCCGGAAAGACGACGCTGCTCAACATCGTCTCGTCCCTCATCCCGGACGAGGAGCGCATCCTCACCATCGAGGACTCCGCCGAGCTCCAGCTCAACCAGTCCCACATCGTGGCCTTCGAATCCCGCCCCGCCGACAAGTTCGGCAAGGGCGCCGTGGACATGGGTGACCTGCTGCACTCGGCGCTGCGTCTGCGCCCCGACCGCATCGTGGTGGGCGAGGTGCGCGGCGGCGAGGCCTTCCACCTCATGCAGGCCATGAACACCGGCCACGGCGGCTCGCTGGCCACCACGCACGCGAACACGCCCACGGACACGCTGCGCCGCATTGAGTCCCTGTGCCTCATGTCGTCCGTGGAATTGCCCATGGTCGCCGTGCGCGCCCAGGTGGCCAGCGCCATCAACTTCATCATCTGCTGCGAGCGCCTCCACGACGGCAGCCGCAAGACGATTGCCCTGTCGGAGGTGCTGCCCCTCAACGAGAAGGGCGAGTACCGCACCCAGGACATCTTCGTCTTCACGCCCGTCGCCAAGGACGAGCACGAGAACATCCTGGGCTACCACGCGCCCACCGGCATCATCCCCAACTTCATCCAGAAGGCGCGCGCGTACGGCTTCACCGACCTGGACGACGCCTTCTTCGACCCGGCCACCTACGGCGTGCCGCCCCCGCCCAGCTTCCACGTGGGCGAGGCCTACGCCCTGCGCTGGGCCCCGTCCCTGAAGCACCGCGAGCAGGGGCTGCCGGACCCGGCGCACTTCAAGGAGGACTGGGCGAAGTTCGAGCAGGTGCTCCGAAACGCCGCCCCGGACGGCCCGGTCGCCGGCCCCAAGCCCGCGGCGCCCCCGCCCAAGCCCGCCGCCGCGCCGCCGCCGCCCGCGAAGGCCGCTCCGGCGCTGCGCCCGTCGCTGCCGCCGCGCCCGCCGCCTCCGCAGGACGACGACAAGACGCCGCCGCCCACGCGCAACCCGTTCGCGGAGCAGGAGGACACCCGCGCCACGCCGGCCTCCGAGCCGCTGGTGCAGGTGTCCGAGGACCTGCTCGCGGAGGCCCCGCCCGCGCGCAACACGCCGCCGCCGCGCCGTCCGCCGCCCGCCCCGGCGCGTCCCGGCACGCCCCCGGCCAACACGCTGCGCGCGGGTGCCACGCCCACGCGCCGTCCGCCGGGTCCGCCGCCACCGCCCTCGGAGGATGAGGACGAGGACGACGACCGGCCGAGGACGGAGCTGAACACGTCGGAGAAGACGCAGATCCGCCCGGCGCCGGAGCGTCCGCGCCGGTAG
- the ung gene encoding uracil-DNA glycosylase, which translates to MSLADGLPEDWKAVLQDAIHAPSFKELEKFVRKERQEHTVFPSEEDVFSAFRFTPYADVRVLLLGQDPYHGPGQAHGLAFSVQPGVPPPPSLVNMFKELHSDVGAPKPRDGSLIPWAKQGVFLLNTVLTVRQASPNSHAKHGWEPFTDAVIRAVSAKADPVVFLLWGKPAQKKKALIDENRHVVLEGVHPSPLSASKGFFGSKPYSTTNAALKKHGQHTIDWELPS; encoded by the coding sequence ATGAGCCTGGCGGATGGGTTGCCCGAGGATTGGAAGGCAGTACTGCAGGACGCCATCCACGCTCCGTCGTTCAAGGAGCTGGAGAAGTTCGTGCGCAAGGAGCGCCAGGAACACACCGTGTTCCCTTCGGAGGAGGACGTGTTCTCCGCGTTCCGCTTCACGCCCTACGCGGACGTGCGCGTGCTGCTGCTGGGCCAGGACCCCTACCACGGCCCGGGTCAGGCCCATGGCCTCGCCTTCTCCGTCCAGCCCGGCGTGCCGCCCCCGCCCTCGCTCGTGAACATGTTCAAGGAACTCCACAGCGACGTGGGCGCGCCGAAGCCTCGCGATGGGTCACTCATCCCCTGGGCGAAGCAGGGCGTGTTCCTGCTCAACACCGTGCTCACCGTGCGCCAGGCCTCTCCCAACAGCCATGCGAAGCACGGCTGGGAGCCCTTCACCGACGCCGTCATCCGCGCCGTCAGCGCCAAGGCGGACCCCGTCGTCTTCCTGCTCTGGGGCAAGCCCGCGCAGAAGAAGAAGGCCCTCATCGACGAGAACCGCCACGTCGTCCTGGAGGGCGTGCACCCCTCGCCGCTGTCCGCCAGCAAGGGGTTCTTCGGCAGCAAGCCGTACAGCACCACCAACGCCGCGTTGAAGAAGCATGGCCAGCACACCATCGACTGGGAGCTGCCCTCGTAG
- a CDS encoding TPM domain-containing protein, which produces MATTFLEEAARTQAAEAVAAIESQTAAEVVVSVRRASGDYAHTDARLGAAVAFVMLLVLLFIPQEVHLFAFPPVVLLSYAAGVMGGRLMPSLRRALTPRKLQEDSVRTAAKAAFTELGVSHTSRRTGILVFVSLFERRVEVVTDYGVDTSLMGAEWQDALTQLSAALAASTAPEPFLQALRRIQAPLSRVLPRLEDDVNELPDMPGAVA; this is translated from the coding sequence ATGGCCACGACCTTCCTCGAAGAAGCCGCACGCACCCAGGCCGCCGAAGCCGTCGCGGCCATTGAATCCCAGACCGCCGCGGAGGTCGTGGTGTCCGTGCGCCGCGCCTCCGGCGACTACGCCCACACCGATGCCCGGCTGGGCGCGGCCGTCGCCTTCGTGATGCTACTGGTCCTCCTGTTCATCCCGCAGGAGGTCCACCTCTTCGCCTTCCCGCCCGTCGTGCTCCTGTCCTACGCCGCGGGCGTGATGGGCGGCCGCCTGATGCCGTCGCTGCGCCGCGCGCTCACCCCGCGCAAGCTCCAGGAGGACTCCGTGCGCACCGCCGCGAAGGCCGCCTTCACGGAGCTGGGCGTTTCGCACACGTCGCGCCGCACCGGCATCCTGGTGTTCGTCTCCCTCTTCGAGCGGCGCGTGGAGGTCGTCACCGACTACGGCGTGGACACCTCGCTCATGGGCGCCGAGTGGCAGGACGCGCTCACGCAGCTGTCCGCCGCGCTGGCCGCGTCCACCGCGCCCGAGCCCTTCCTCCAGGCCCTGCGCCGCATCCAGGCGCCGCTTTCGCGCGTGCTGCCCCGCCTGGAGGATGACGTGAACGAACTGCCGGACATGCCCGGAGCCGTGGCGTGA